The Larus michahellis chromosome 12, bLarMic1.1, whole genome shotgun sequence genome contains a region encoding:
- the TTLL9 gene encoding putative tubulin polyglutamylase TTLL9, whose amino-acid sequence MIALSYLSACAIKKAKKRNVRFYCLVLDASDEPCHFGLLQTPKGFSYVHLTNVAVQKTVCDYDPGKVRDTHCLQTVPLPPAVGALLADASKLTSSCQLPRRGRVLQPLSCAALSPDTHKCGFVGSSSRLVGKEKRVGGFDLIRNNGSVSRGEDPGTPVNENIMTSTRLGCYDDRKKQLKQLFRSLPAQQKV is encoded by the exons ATGATCGCTCTATCCTACCTGTCTGCGTGTGCCATAAAGAAGGCTAAGAAAAGGAATGTACGATTCTACTGCTTGGTATTGGATGCATCAGATGAACCTTGTCACTTCGGACTCCTGCAGACACCTAAAGGATTCAGCt ATGTTCATCTCACAAATGTGGCAGTGCAAAAGACTGTATGTGATTATGATCCCGGGAAGGTGAGGGATACGCACTGTCTGCAGACTGTTCCCCTGCCGCCTGCCGTTGGGGCTCTTCTGGCAGATGCGAGCAAGTTGACCTCATCCTGCCAGCTGCCACGCCGTGGACGTGTGCTGCAGCCACTTAGCTGTGCTGCCTTGTCTCCTGATACCCATAAATGTGGTTTTGTTGGTAGCAGCTCTAG gctggtggggaaggagaagcgTGTTGGAGGCTTTGACCTGATACGGAACAATGGGTCTGTCAGCAGAGGGGAAGACCCGGGTACTCCGGTGAATGAGAACATCATGACAAGCACACGTTTAG GCTGCTACGATGACAGGAAGAAACAACTGAAGCAGCTTTTCAGGAGTCTTCCTGCACAGCAGAAAGTGTAG